Proteins from one Clostridiaceae bacterium genomic window:
- a CDS encoding 4Fe-4S binding protein: MNFSGKLAFVSEECVACGCCEKTCPLNAISVFKGLYAQVDALKCIGCGKCQKACPASVISIIERKDRNEGGKYSEKTKTLV; encoded by the coding sequence ATGAATTTTTCAGGAAAGCTTGCGTTTGTTTCAGAAGAATGTGTTGCATGCGGATGTTGTGAAAAAACATGTCCTTTGAATGCAATTTCTGTTTTTAAGGGACTTTATGCACAGGTAGATGCATTAAAATGCATTGGCTGCGGAAAATGCCAAAAAGCATGCCCCGCATCAGTTATTTCTATCATAGAAAGAAAAGATCGCAATGAAGGGGGTAAATACAGTGAAAAAACAAAAACGCTGGTATGA